In one window of Arachis ipaensis cultivar K30076 chromosome B06, Araip1.1, whole genome shotgun sequence DNA:
- the LOC107604850 gene encoding pentatricopeptide repeat-containing protein At3g26782, mitochondrial has translation MKTPLQSVFRTITIRAYSSPPPQPTKWTKNKNLTTMFHRYVDKTSVSSWNSIIADLARSGDSLEALRAFSSMRKLSLIPNRNTFPCAIKSCSSLFDLCAGKQTHQQAFVFGFESDLFVSSALIDMYSKCGHLEHARNLFDEIPQRNVVSWTSIIAGHVQNGCAAEGIRLFKELLVEESENVGCVQEEEEDRFVDPIVVSSVLSACSWVRQKRTTEGVHGFVIKRGFDGCLGVGNTLMDAYAKCGEMGVSRKVFDGMIEKDAYSWNSMIAEYAQNGLSAEAFNVFSDMVKSSKVSYNAVTLSAVLLACANSGALQVGKCIHGQVIKMDLEDNVFVGTSVVDMYCKCGRVELARKGFDRVKEKNVKSWTAMVAGYGMHGCAKDALEVFYKMIRSGVKPNYITFVSVLAACSHAGLLEEGWNWFNRMNHEFNVEPGIEHYSCMVDLLGRAGYLNEAYGLIKKMKVRPDFIIWGSLLGACRIHKNVELGEISARKLFELDPSNCGYYVLLSNIYADAGRWDDVARMRILMKNHGLLKTPGFSIVELKGRIHVFLVGDKEHPQHVKIYEYLDKLNVKLQGLGYVPNVTSVLHDIDDEEKGMVLRVHSEKLAVAFGIMNSVPCATIQIIKNLRICGDCHAVIKLISKVENRKIIVRDSKRFHHFKDGFCSCGDYW, from the exons ATGAAGACACCACTCCAATCTGTTTTCAGAACCATAACCATTCGTGCTTactcatcaccaccaccacaaccAACAAAATGGACCAAAAACAAGAACCTCACGACAATGTTCCACAGGTACGTGGACAAGACCAGCGTCTCTTCTTGGAACTCCATCATTGCCGACCTCGCCCGAAGCGGCGACTCCCTCGAGGCCCTCCGCGCCTTCTCCTCCATGCGCAAGCTTTCCCTCATTCCCAACCGCAACACCTTTCCTTGCGCCATCAAATCCTGTTCTTCGCTCTTCGACCTTTGCGCCGGAAAACAGACCCATCAACAGGCTTTCGTCTTTGGCTTTGAATCGGATCTCTTTGTTTCCTCGGCTCTTATTGATATGTACTCTAAGTGTGGCCATTTGGAACACGCCCGAAACCTGTTCGACGAAATTCCCCAAAGGAATGTGGTGTCTTGGACTTCAATTATTGCCGGCCATGTCCAAAATGGTTGCGCTGCTGAGGGCATTCGCTTGTTTAAGGAGCTTTTGGTTGAAGAGAGTGAGAATGTGGGGTGTGttcaggaggaggaggaggatcgtTTCGTGGATCCGATAGTTGTAAGTTCGGTGCTTTCGGCTTGTTCGTGGGTGCGGCAGAAGAGAACTACTGAAGGGGTTCATGGTTTTGTGATTAAGAGGGGGTTCGACGGGTGTTTAGGGGTTGGGAACACGTTGATGGATGCTTATGCAAAGTGTGGGGAGATGGGTGTGTCAAGGAAGGTGTTTGATGGGATGATTGAGAAAGATGCTTACTCTTGGAACTCTATGATTGCTGAATATGCACAAAATGGATTGTCAGCTGAGGCATTCAATGTTTTCAGTGATATGGTGAAGAGTAGCAAGGTCAGTTATAATGCTGTGACATTGTCGGCAGTGTTGTTAGCCTGTGCAAATTCAGGAGCTCTGCAGGTTGGGAAGTGCATACATGGTCAG GTTATAAAGATGGATTTGGAGGATAATGTTTTTGTAGGTACCTCTGTAGTAGACATGTACTGTAAATGTGGGAGAGTTGAGTTGGCTAGAAAGGGGTTTGATCGCGTGAAAGAGAAGAATGTTAAGTCATGGACCGCTATGGTTGCTGGCTATGGAATGCATGGTTGCGCAAAAGATGCTTTGGAAGTCTTCTACAAGATGATAAGGTCTGGAGTCAAACCGAACTACATCACTTTTGTGTCAGTTTTGGCTGCTTGCAGCCATGCTGGTCTGTTGGAAGAAGGATGGAATTGGTTTAATAGAATGAATCACGAATTTAATGTTGAGCCTGGAATTGAGCATTATTCGTGCATGGTTGATCTTCTTGGCCGTGCTGGTTATCTTAATGAGGCTTATGGATTGATCAAGAAAATGAAGGTGAGACCTGATTTTATAATATGGGGTTCCCTTCTTGGGGCTTGTAGGATTCACAAAAATGTGGAACTAGGGGAGATTTCTGCTAGAAAACTATTTGAGTTAGACCCAAGTAATTGTGGGTACTACGTACTACTCTCGAATATATATGCTGATGCTGGACGGTGGGATGATGTCGCGAGGATGAGAATATTGATGAAAAATCATGGATTGCTTAAAACACCTGGATTCAGCATAGTTGAACTTAAAGGTAGAATACATGTATTTTTAGTTGGTGATAAAGAGCATCCTCAACACGTTAAGATTTACGAGTATTTGGACAAATTAAATGTTAAGCTGCAAGGACTGGGCTATGTACCTAACGTAACATCAGTGCTTCATGACATTGATGATGAAGAAAAAGGAATGGTTCTAAGAGTTCACAGTGAGAAACTTGCTGTTGCCTTTGGAATCATGAATTCAGTTCCTTGTGCAACTATCCAGATCATAAAAAATCTTAGGATTTGTGGTGACTGCCATGCTGTAATTAAATTGATTTCCAAGGTGGAAAACCGAAAAATTATTGTCAGGGACTCAAAGCGGTTTCATCATTTTAAGGATGGGTTCTGTTCTTGTGGGGACTATTGGTGA